GCCGGCGCCGTACGCCTTGCGCAGGACCACGCAGATGCGCGGCACCGAGCAGTCGGCCAGCGCCTGCAGGAACTTGGCGCCGTGGCGGATGATCCCCGCCCTCTCGACCGCGCTGCCGACCATGAAGCCGGGCACGTCGCAGAGGAAGAGGAGCGGCAGGCCGTAGGCGTTGCACAGCTGCACGAACTGCGCGCCCTTGTCCGACGAGTCGCCGGTGAGCACCCCGCCCTTGCGCATCGGCTGGTTGGCGACCACCCCGACGGCGCGTCCCTCGAGGCGTGCGAAGGCGGTGATCAGCTCCGGCGCGAAGCGCTGCCGGTGCTGGAAGACGCTGTCCTCGTCGAGGAGCCCGTCGAGCACCCGGCGCACGTCGAAGGCGGAGCCGTGCTCCTCGGGGACGACCGTCGACAGCGGTGGCCCCGGCCGCGGTGCCCGCGGCTCGAAGCCCGGCACCTCCGCCTCCCAGTGCTGGGGCAGGTACTCGAGGTAGCGCCGCACCGCCGCCAGCGCCGCGTCCTCGTCGGCGGCGAGGTGGTCGCCGAGGCCGCTCACCTCGCAGTGCATGCGGGCCCCGCCCATCTCCTCCGCGGTCACCTCCTCCCGGGTCGCCATCTCCACCATCCGCGGCGAGCCCAGGTAGGCGGAGGCGTGCCCGTCGAGCATGATCACCGCGTCGCAGAAGGCGGGCATGTAGGCGGCGCCGGCGGGGGAGGAACCGAGCAGCACGCAGATCTGGGGGATGCGCCCGCTCATCCGGCACTGGGTGAGGAAGATCCGCCCGGCGTGCTGGCGGTCGACGAAGAGGTCGAACTGCTCGTCGAGCCGTGCCCCCGCGGAGTCGACGAGGTAGACGATCGGGCACCGGGACCGCTCCGCCTCCT
The Candidatus Dormiibacterota bacterium genome window above contains:
- a CDS encoding carboxyl transferase domain-containing protein; this translates as MTEPEPESASLGELRRRTARAMQGGSHTAREAHRAAGRRFARDRVAALIDPGSFVENGLLARTMDEGLAADAVVTGIGTVGGRPVCVVANDATVKAGSWGRQTIRKIYRQQEEAERSRCPIVYLVDSAGARLDEQFDLFVDRQHAGRIFLTQCRMSGRIPQICVLLGSSPAGAAYMPAFCDAVIMLDGHASAYLGSPRMVEMATREEVTAEEMGGARMHCEVSGLGDHLAADEDAALAAVRRYLEYLPQHWEAEVPGFEPRAPRPGPPLSTVVPEEHGSAFDVRRVLDGLLDEDSVFQHRQRFAPELITAFARLEGRAVGVVANQPMRKGGVLTGDSSDKGAQFVQLCNAYGLPLLFLCDVPGFMVGSAVERAGIIRHGAKFLQALADCSVPRICVVLRKAYGAG